The following proteins are encoded in a genomic region of Necator americanus strain Aroian chromosome II, whole genome shotgun sequence:
- a CDS encoding hypothetical protein (NECATOR_CHRII.G8041.T1), translating to MLIAVPVPLFGKLEDLARTNSLTGTACYSCVALNYRISVPSRNAPLPPSQDAKNLSELFKAMQESGVRVPTLADTCADLSPSSSPSSFMQSPIVLCRPKRCTKLTFNFKGERVVVRNCISNTFSNESLLQTLNSQCLEKYSNITIGTLNNVSICECERDLCNLSAVRLILIVLIAPYLTM from the exons ATCTGGCACGTACTAATTCATTAACGGGAACAGCTTGCTACTCATGCGTTGCTCTCAACTACAG AATATCAGTACCATCACGCAATGCTCCACTTCCACCGTCACAAGATGCAAAAAATCTCTCGGAGCTCTTCAAAGCAATGCAGGAA agcGGCGTTCGTGTTCCTACGTTGGCGGACACATGTGCAGATTTATCTCCTTCTTCATCACCGTCCTCATTTATGCAGTCTCCAATTGTTCTGTGTCGGCCAAAACGATGTACAAAGCTTACCTTCAATTTTAAAG GTGAAAGAGTTGTTGTTCGAAACTGCATTTCGAACACGTTTTCAAACGAATCGTTGTTACAAACACTCAACTCACAGTGCCTtgagaaatattcaaatat TACGATTGGAACGCTCAACAATGTTTCCATATGCGAATGCGAACGAGATCTCTGCAATTTGTCTGCTGTACGTTTGATTCTGATTGTATTGATTGCTCCCTATCTAACAATGTAG
- a CDS encoding hypothetical protein (NECATOR_CHRII.G8045.T1), translating to MKFLLFLLLGLFAGASGLGYDRSGDICNMKEDGGPCKALMKRWRWDFEVGDCVEFKYGGCEGNQNKFETKEQCLERCGGNNRNGKKKGKKGRKIRKPRRKEKKE from the exons atgaaatttctgctATTTCTTTTGCTTGGCCTTTTCGCCG GAGCGTCCGGCCTGGGATATGACCGTTCGGGGGATATATGCAATATGAAGGAAGATGGTGGACCATGTAAAGCTCTCATGAAAAG ATGGAGATGGGACTTCGAGGTAGGGGACTGCGTAGAATTTAAATACGGCGGTTGCGAAGGCAACCAGAACAAGTTTGAAACAAAAGAGCAATGCCTGGAGAGATGTGGAGGAAACaatagaaatggaaagaagaaaggaaaaaaaggaaggaaaatcagaaagcctagaagaaaagagaaaaaagagtaa
- a CDS encoding hypothetical protein (NECATOR_CHRII.G8043.T1): MDEATGASLQRRLSIESTATSEFEVVSRERSVSGSTVEGSSHSDNVSLADVSSPPTSLRIPALYTEPAQNEQEVIPGASIPKSTWSIDDDLRSMTNSISQMSESCVSDVSMMGRETMGILEQVYHELALMKGRNTLLERTVEQANEWRDKADRLEEQNRVLQKSLRTSKKKVQQFTQEMEEMKRREEKLASTMKESDERKTSSCTSSWSYRLITICVFFAVLAMYIDCYAQFLREHRSCEQLKEQLKLMDELVEKLEAEHTAEYKRRLEEISKQMADDMSANLAQAHKQRELEHERLIEAYREKMLLHDDLSALRKEKMRGRKKSATWFR; encoded by the exons ATGGATGAGGCGACAGGTGCATCACTTCAACGTCGCCTGTCAATCGAGAGCACTGCAACGAGCGAATTCGAAGTAGTATCTCGTGAACGTTCCGTTTCTGGAAGTACTGTTGAAG GAAGTAGTCATTCTGATAACGTTTCACTCGCGGATGTTTCTTCTCCACCTACTTCTTTGCGTATTCCTGCACTCTATACAGAGCCTGCacaaaatgaacaggaagtgATTCC TGGTGCTTCGATTCCGAAATCCACATGGAGCATCGACGACGACCTTCGTTCCATGACCAACTCTATCTCTCAGATGTCTG aatcaTGCGTTTCTGATGTGAGCATGATGGGCAGAGAAACAATGGGGATACTTGAGCAAGTGTATCATGAGTTGGCTTTGATGAAAGGACGTAACACATTG cttGAAAGGACGGTTGAACAGGCTAATGAGTGGAGGGATAAAGCAGATAGGCTAGAAGAGCAGAACAGAGTTCTACAGAAGTCGCTGCGGAcctcaaagaagaaa GTGCAGCAGTTTAcgcaagaaatggaagaaatgaagaggcGAGAGGAAAAATTAGCATCGACCATGAAGGAATCCGAT GAGCGCAAGACATCGAGCTGCACTTCGTCATGGAGCTACCGTCTGATCACCATATGCGTGTTTTTTGCCGTCCTAGCGATGTACATCGACTGCTATGCACAA TTCTTGAGAGAGCACCGGTCATGTGAGCAGTTGAAAGAACAGTTAAAGCTGATGGATGAGTTGGTGGAAAAATTAGAAGCAGAGCATACTGCAGAG TACAAACGGCGTTTGGAAGAGATCTCGAAGCAGATGGCGGACGATATGAGCGCAAATTTAGCACAAGCCCATAAACAG CGTGAACTCGAACACGAACGACTCATTGAAGCGTATCGCGAGAAAATGCTTCTACATGATGATCTTAGTGCTCTGCGAAAAGAG aaaatgcgTGGCAGAAAAAAGTCGGCTACATGGTTTCGTTGA
- a CDS encoding hypothetical protein (NECATOR_CHRII.G8044.T2): protein MDNIDEEYNRLVEHLHDCAKKAERNHELTSELARLCRESIKEDLKERRAEVLAKAAEAGKSIRYARRDFARRKTNPKGTAIASRRGMEKIIYDFYSDLFDSHVHSPPHHLREDGQVIPEVLPSEIRHAIISSLPPVLINTLARFFTCYLSECKVPKQWKTSKIVLLYKKGDPHDIGNYRPICLLSVIYKLFTRVILNRIEKVLDEGQPCEQAGFRKGFSTIDHIHTVSKLIEVSREYKMPFCLTFIDLKKKAFDTVETEAVVEALDNQSVPTQYIKALRELYCNFTTGISPFYKNIIIDVKRGVRQGDTISPKIFTSTLKNAMRKRNGEGIRGKI, encoded by the exons atggacaacatcgacgaggaatataaccggcttgttgaacaccttcacgactgcgcgaagaaggctgaga GGAACCatgaactcacgtccgagctcgcaaggctttgcagagaatcaataaaggaagaccttaaagagagaagagcagaagtgctggctaaAGCTGCAGAGGcaggaaaaagcatccgctatgcccgtcgagacttcgccagacGCAAGacgaacccaaagggaacagccattgcatcgagaagggggatggagaaaataatctacgacttctactctgatctcttcgacagccatgtccactcgCCTCCTCACCacctgagggaagatggacaagtcattccagaggttctcccgtccgaaatacgacatgctatcatatcg agccttccgccagtactcatcaacaccctggcaaGGTTCTTTACatgttatctgtcggaatgcaaggttcctaaacagtggaagaccagcaagatcgtgttgttgtataaaaagggagatccacatgacatcggcaactatcgtccaatctgcctactgtccgtcatctacaagctctttacaagagtgatccttaataggattgaaaaagtcctggatgaaggacagccatgcgagcaagcagggtttcgaaaaggattcagcacgattgaccacattcacactgtttcgaaactcatcgaggtatcacgagagtacaagatgccgttctgtctcaccttcatcgacttgaagaagaaggccttcgacacagttgagacggaagcggtcgtggaagctttggacaaccaaagcgtccctactcagtacataaaggcacttcgagagttgtactgtaacttcacgaccggaatttcgccattctacaagaacatcatcattgacgtgaagagaggggtccgacagggtgatacaatttcacccaaaatattcacatccACCCTcaagaacgcaatgcgaaaacGCAacggtgaaggaatccgcgggaaaatctag
- a CDS encoding hypothetical protein (NECATOR_CHRII.G8044.T1) translates to MEKIIYDFYSDLFDSHVHSPPHHLREDGQVIPEVLPSEIRHAIISVPKQWKTSKIVLLYKKGDPHDIGNYRPICLLSVIYKLFTRVILNRIEKVLDEGQPCEQAGFRKGFSTIDHIHTVSKLIEVSREYKMPFCLTFIDLKKKAFDTVETEAVVEALDNQSVPTQYIKALRELYCNFTTGISPFYKNIIIDVKRGVRQGDTISPKIFTSTLKNAMRKRNGEGIRGKI, encoded by the exons atggagaaaataatctacgacttctactctgatctcttcgacagccatgtccactcgCCTCCTCACCacctgagggaagatggacaagtcattccagaggttctcccgtccgaaatacgacatgctatcatatcg gttcctaaacagtggaagaccagcaagatcgtgttgttgtataaaaagggagatccacatgacatcggcaactatcgtccaatctgcctactgtccgtcatctacaagctctttacaagagtgatccttaataggattgaaaaagtcctggatgaaggacagccatgcgagcaagcagggtttcgaaaaggattcagcacgattgaccacattcacactgtttcgaaactcatcgaggtatcacgagagtacaagatgccgttctgtctcaccttcatcgacttgaagaagaaggccttcgacacagttgagacggaagcggtcgtggaagctttggacaaccaaagcgtccctactcagtacataaaggcacttcgagagttgtactgtaacttcacgaccggaatttcgccattctacaagaacatcatcattgacgtgaagagaggggtccgacagggtgatacaatttcacccaaaatattcacatccACCCTcaagaacgcaatgcgaaaacGCAacggtgaaggaatccgcgggaaaatctag